A single Mangifera indica cultivar Alphonso chromosome 20, CATAS_Mindica_2.1, whole genome shotgun sequence DNA region contains:
- the LOC123204792 gene encoding cytochrome P450 78A9-like, translated as MDTKVDWDCFWVFALASKCKTFSSSQNVFCFFVFLCIAMAVCHWAYSGGPAWGRYWVKRGIKAMTIPGPRGFPIVGSIMLMNNLPHQKLFAVAEYFGAKRLMAFSLGYTRCIVTCNPDVAKEILNSSAFADRPIKESAYSLMFNRAIGFAPYGVYWRTLRRIAATHLFCPRQISSTESQRFDIASEMAMIIACSSGKFRVRDILKRASLNNMMSSVFGRKYQLRCADNSEADEIRQLVEEGYELLGKLNWSDHLPWLADFDLQKIRYRCSKLVPKVNRFVTRIIQEHKNQTHQKKNDFVDVLLSLCGADRLSDHDMVAVLWEMIFRGTDTVAVLIEWTLARMVLHPDIQAKVQDELDKVAGRSRPLIESDIQSMTYLPAVVKEVLRLHPPGPLLSWARLAITDITVDRYHVPAGTTAMVNMWAITRDPQVWVDPLKFMPERFLCGDVEFSVMGSDLRLAPFGSGRRTCPGKALGLATATFWVGSLLHEFKWVESDDNPVDLSEELRLSCEMKNPLTVKALPRRR; from the exons ATGGATACAAAGGTGGATTGGgattgtttttgggttttcGCTCTTGCTTCCAAATGCAAAACTTTCTCATCCTCTCAAAACgttttttgcttttttgtttttctttgtataGCCATGGCTGTTTGCCACTGGGCTTACTCAGGAGGCCCTGCTTGGGGAAGATACTGGGTCAAAAGAGGAATCAAAGCTATGACAATCCCCGGACCTCGAGGCTTCCCGATTGTAGGGAGCATCATGCTGATGAACAACCTGCCACACCAGAAGCTATTTGCAGTGGCGGAATATTTTGGAGCAAAACGGCTGATGGCTTTTAGCCTCGGTTACACTCGTTGTATTGTTACGTGCAATCCAGACGTTGCTAAAGAGATCCTTAACAGCTCGGCTTTCGCTGACCGTCCGATTAAAGAGTCTGCCTATAGTTTAATGTTTAACCGGGCAATCGGGTTTGCTCCTTATGGAGTTTACTGGCGAACGTTAAGAAGAATCGCTGCGACTCATCTCTTTTGCCCCAGACAGATTAGTTCTACTGAGTCACAGCGGTTTGATATCGCCTCCGAAATGGCGATGATCATTGCATGCAGCAGCGGAAAGTTCCGCGTGCGTGATATACTCAAGCGGGCGTCGCTGAACAACATGATGAGTTCAGTTTTTGGTCGTAAATACCAGCTGCGTTGTGCTGATAATAGTGAAGCTGATGAAATAAGGCAATTGGTTGAAGAAGGGTACGAGCTTTTAGGGAAGCTCAATTGGTCTGATCACCTTCCATGGCTTGCAGATTTTGACCTCCAAAAAATCCGATACAGATGCTCAAAACTAGTCCCGAAAGTGAACCGGTTTGTGACCCGGATTATCCAAGAACACAAAAACCAAACCcaccaaaagaaaaatgatttcgTCGATGTTTTACTCTCTCTTTGTGGAGCCGACAGGTTATCAGACCATGATATGGTTGCTGTCCTCTGG GAGATGATATTTAGAGGAACTGACACGGTGGCGGTTTTGATTGAGTGGACACTCGCGAGGATGGTGCTACACCCTGATATTCAGGCAAAGGTACAAGATGAACTTGATAAAGTTGCGGGAAGATCACGGCCGTTAATTGAATCTGATATTCAATCAATGACATACCTGCCAGCAGTAGTGAAGGAGGTTCTAAGGCTACACCCACCCGGCCCACTTTTGTCGTGGGCCCGTTTGGCAATCACTGACATAACAGTAGATCGCTATCACGTGCCCGCGGGGACCACGGCAATGGTTAACATGTGGGCAATCACGAGGGACCCACAAGTGTGGGTGGACCCACTGAAATTTATGCCAGAGAGGTTTCTGTGTGGTGACGTGGAGTTTTCAGTTATGGGTTCTGACCTCAGGCTGGCGCCATTCGGATCGGGTCGTAGAACATGTCCGGGAAAAGCGTTGGGTTTGGCTACGGCCACCTTCTGGGTAGGAAGTTTATTGCATGAATTTAAGTGGGTCGAATCGGATGATAACCCGGTGGATCTTTCAGAGGAGCTAAGGCTTTCGTGTGAAATGAAAAACCCACTTACCGTTAAGGCGTTGCCAAGGCGTAGATAA